From the genome of Trichocoleus sp. FACHB-46, one region includes:
- the cas7d gene encoding type I-D CRISPR-associated protein Cas7/Csc2 has translation MSVLENLKPQFHPAFPRLASGKYVHVFLVRHSQSFPVFQTDGVLNTARTQAGLNSEDEKSRQLISRLVMFKRKQVTPERLVGRQLLRSLGLTSDVEGETGFCEYNGQKSCKRCPDCILYGFGIGDKGSERSKVYSDSGFSLSPYEVSHRSFNLELGR, from the coding sequence ATGAGTGTCTTAGAAAATCTGAAACCTCAATTCCATCCTGCTTTTCCCCGTTTGGCATCGGGGAAGTATGTTCACGTTTTCCTGGTACGTCACAGCCAATCATTTCCGGTCTTTCAAACGGATGGGGTGCTCAATACGGCCCGAACTCAAGCAGGCTTAAACTCTGAGGATGAAAAATCTAGGCAATTGATCAGCCGATTAGTTATGTTTAAGCGCAAGCAGGTGACACCAGAACGGCTGGTAGGACGGCAATTGTTGCGATCGCTAGGCTTAACCAGTGATGTAGAGGGCGAGACTGGCTTTTGCGAATACAACGGTCAGAAATCATGCAAAAGATGTCCAGATTGTATCCTTTATGGATTTGGCATTGGCGACAAAGGATCAGAGCGGTCTAAGGTTTACTCAGACTCCGGGTTCTCACTCAGTCCATATGAAGTCTCCCATCGCAGTTTCAATCTCGAACTGGGACGATGA
- the cas10d gene encoding type I-D CRISPR-associated protein Cas10d/Csc3: protein MEPAFLAIALPLVLGIKVTATTSSAPPYNRDSDSEFLTTVQVDGPASFWNLLDLPTRIHLEEERKGQVKHLSDWLNRLLIAYSVHLDCRSKPPDPRWQAFPGTVHAITDDVLAIFSLAHASFPVLSDEIVQRYWKFAQIWTAGNPAMKQQLDITQRLVQEYRVFYQVHVAKSTYAILLPLSKVLEDILSTPSDLPIETLILQTSERLHDALRRQEPKRRPLVKDHSLSIEIRVNNEIQAVHQFVSTCVNDLFLGQYKGDRALLQEHRSRIKSGAEFAYRLLAMEETKPKTKKQEVEGAQL from the coding sequence ATTGAACCTGCATTTCTGGCGATCGCACTTCCACTGGTGCTAGGCATTAAAGTAACCGCTACCACCAGTTCTGCACCACCCTACAACAGAGATAGCGATAGCGAATTTCTAACAACAGTTCAGGTGGATGGACCCGCTAGCTTCTGGAACCTGTTAGATTTGCCAACCCGCATTCATCTGGAAGAGGAGAGAAAGGGACAGGTCAAACACCTGAGTGATTGGCTTAATCGTTTATTGATTGCTTACAGCGTTCATCTTGACTGTCGGTCGAAGCCTCCTGACCCTCGTTGGCAAGCTTTTCCTGGTACTGTACACGCAATTACAGACGATGTCTTAGCTATTTTTAGTCTTGCCCATGCATCTTTTCCAGTCCTTTCCGATGAAATAGTTCAAAGATACTGGAAATTTGCCCAGATTTGGACAGCAGGAAATCCGGCTATGAAACAACAACTTGACATAACTCAACGGTTAGTTCAGGAATATCGAGTGTTCTATCAAGTCCATGTAGCGAAATCAACCTACGCGATTCTCCTTCCCCTATCAAAGGTTTTAGAAGATATCCTGTCAACTCCCAGCGATTTACCGATCGAAACCCTAATATTGCAAACATCGGAACGATTACATGACGCTCTGAGACGGCAGGAGCCCAAGAGACGTCCTCTCGTCAAGGATCACTCTTTATCGATTGAAATTCGTGTCAATAACGAAATACAGGCAGTTCACCAGTTCGTAAGCACCTGTGTCAACGATTTATTTCTGGGGCAATACAAGGGCGATCGCGCCCTTCTGCAAGAACACCGCAGCCGGATTAAATCAGGTGCCGAGTTTGCTTACCGCTTATTGGCAATGGAGGAAACTAAACCCAAAACGAAAAAGCAGGAAGTTGAAGGAGCACAGTTATGA
- the cas10d gene encoding type I-D CRISPR-associated protein Cas10d/Csc3 — translation MKTLLQTLLLETLPHSLDSVLFNYINVVLPAVEQEFGRASTFCRTKSYWKTLTQEQNQTRQLISSDKHLNQSLLINILNSLLIVWSLIPLLNEELALSKDEKCLLCVWFTLQGYNSCYSSRVTAPLLTPDINLGEVLNLDMFWPQWREYLPEIDYLTQITLQNSDNNTSAKRNGFRVPDQRLRLTLHPLLSFSTIAAQLTSPVDIVTTSAGDRLPALLKELGIDRTLIYHRLRNCTGLLTNSIHNAVLNFTEKLNWQPILCFTEGVVYLAPRGFNLLNRMDLQQFIWEQISDQLVTNMLVGEIGFKRDGKGLKAAPQILELLSPAQLIQGLPSIVEATIKNEIDPATPKRLMNLSITTLERKFLSQGADLRSDRIAEFIIFLQKQFFRSNSEFIAWILEQLGIQSAITWEQAQIHTGGVNLGWYHAAAYYVANSPHLDLRSVTRKLQEIASRLTIWAEEKKLFPVLTSATREAFDRYLVQYLELPGWDSPESSFEHELATYMAAKTKAARQPICSLSSGEFVSEAQMASVVPFKPQQYSNKNPLGGRQLKRGISKIWSLEMLLRQAFWSFSPGKLEERQPVFLYFSPTFAHAPPVTKVIHILAKQLERVNLWKIRRFWQEHGMDANALRFYPWLKNELNSNEESQHNLTFLAMTYTTTKGKNNDRCLD, via the coding sequence ATGAAAACTCTTCTCCAAACCCTCCTGCTCGAAACTCTACCGCACAGCCTTGATTCGGTACTATTTAACTACATCAATGTAGTACTACCTGCTGTAGAACAAGAGTTTGGAAGAGCATCTACGTTTTGTAGGACAAAAAGTTACTGGAAAACGCTAACGCAAGAGCAAAACCAAACGAGACAGTTGATCAGTAGTGATAAACATTTAAACCAAAGTCTACTGATTAATATCTTGAATAGCCTGCTAATCGTTTGGAGCTTAATCCCTCTTCTGAATGAAGAACTCGCACTATCTAAGGATGAGAAATGCTTACTCTGTGTGTGGTTTACCTTGCAGGGGTATAACAGTTGCTATTCAAGCAGAGTAACAGCTCCACTGCTTACTCCAGATATTAATCTAGGAGAAGTACTCAATCTGGATATGTTTTGGCCACAGTGGCGTGAGTACTTGCCAGAGATTGATTATCTCACTCAAATTACTCTTCAAAATTCAGACAATAATACCTCAGCTAAGAGAAATGGTTTCAGAGTCCCTGACCAGCGTCTGAGGCTCACTCTGCACCCGTTACTCTCATTTAGTACAATCGCCGCTCAACTCACTAGTCCTGTCGATATTGTTACTACATCGGCAGGTGATCGCTTGCCAGCGCTGCTGAAGGAATTGGGGATCGATCGCACTCTAATCTATCACCGTCTCCGTAACTGTACTGGACTGCTCACTAACAGCATCCATAATGCTGTCCTGAACTTCACTGAGAAGTTGAATTGGCAACCAATTCTATGCTTTACCGAAGGGGTTGTCTACCTTGCACCACGAGGTTTCAACTTACTCAATCGCATGGATCTCCAGCAATTTATATGGGAACAGATTAGTGACCAATTGGTGACCAACATGTTAGTGGGAGAGATTGGATTCAAGCGAGACGGAAAGGGATTAAAAGCAGCACCTCAAATCCTCGAACTCCTTTCTCCAGCCCAGTTGATTCAGGGTTTGCCTAGTATCGTTGAAGCCACGATTAAAAATGAAATCGATCCTGCAACACCTAAACGCCTCATGAATTTAAGTATCACTACATTAGAGCGGAAATTCCTGTCTCAAGGTGCAGATTTGAGAAGCGATCGCATTGCAGAATTTATCATTTTCTTGCAAAAGCAGTTTTTTAGAAGCAATTCAGAGTTCATTGCGTGGATTCTGGAACAATTGGGCATTCAATCTGCTATCACTTGGGAGCAAGCTCAGATTCATACAGGAGGAGTGAATTTGGGCTGGTATCATGCAGCCGCTTATTATGTCGCTAACAGCCCTCACTTAGATTTGAGATCTGTCACTAGAAAACTTCAAGAAATAGCTAGCCGGTTAACAATCTGGGCTGAGGAGAAAAAACTCTTTCCAGTTCTAACCAGTGCCACTCGTGAAGCCTTCGATCGCTACTTGGTTCAATATTTAGAGTTACCAGGATGGGATAGCCCAGAGTCATCCTTCGAACATGAATTGGCAACGTATATGGCTGCGAAGACAAAAGCTGCTAGACAACCGATTTGCTCCCTCAGCTCTGGTGAATTCGTCTCAGAAGCTCAAATGGCTTCAGTTGTCCCCTTTAAGCCCCAGCAGTATAGCAACAAAAATCCGTTAGGAGGGCGGCAACTGAAGCGAGGCATTTCTAAAATCTGGTCATTAGAGATGCTCTTACGGCAGGCATTCTGGTCATTTTCTCCAGGCAAACTGGAAGAGCGACAGCCCGTTTTTTTATATTTTTCTCCTACCTTTGCTCACGCTCCTCCGGTTACAAAAGTCATTCATATCCTGGCCAAGCAACTCGAACGAGTCAATCTATGGAAAATTCGCCGGTTCTGGCAGGAGCATGGGATGGATGCCAATGCTTTGCGCTTCTATCCCTGGTTGAAAAATGAGCTCAACTCTAACGAGGAGAGTCAGCACAACCTCACTTTCCTGGCAATGACTTACACCACTACAAAGGGGAAAAACAACGACAGATGCCTGGATTGA
- a CDS encoding TniQ family protein, with amino-acid sequence MVISFEKLNLPTIPKRSRLYHLDPLKIGTPYVEGLISYICRLAEAHCVSPGILIKKEILPSFRKNYSISVGGAYALQENGNNVLVSYLPKLPSRKNLNEYGLLAWQYLEGLKPITMREDLEALVIPLEASKILPRIVDSDLTRDLRAWCPECFQAWRTINHLIYEPLLWSIAAITICPEHHKLLQSRCPHCNKSQRPLTARMRVAHCSQCIGWLGVRLGPASEKELATATDLEGHLEIAKHVMEILSL; translated from the coding sequence ATGGTTATAAGTTTTGAGAAGTTAAACCTTCCAACTATCCCAAAGCGAAGTAGACTTTATCACTTAGATCCGCTCAAGATTGGCACCCCATATGTTGAAGGCCTAATCAGCTATATTTGCCGTCTAGCTGAAGCTCATTGTGTTTCTCCAGGTATTCTCATAAAGAAAGAGATTCTGCCCAGCTTTCGGAAAAATTACAGTATTAGTGTTGGAGGGGCTTATGCATTGCAGGAGAATGGCAATAATGTTCTGGTATCTTATTTACCCAAACTACCCTCTCGGAAAAATTTGAATGAGTATGGGCTGCTAGCTTGGCAGTACCTTGAAGGACTTAAGCCTATAACAATGAGGGAAGATTTAGAAGCATTAGTGATTCCTCTTGAAGCTTCCAAAATCTTGCCGAGAATAGTGGATAGTGACCTAACAAGGGATTTACGAGCTTGGTGCCCTGAATGTTTTCAGGCATGGCGTACAATCAATCATCTCATTTACGAACCACTTCTCTGGTCAATTGCTGCTATCACTATTTGTCCTGAACATCACAAACTCTTACAGTCTCGATGTCCACACTGTAATAAGTCACAGCGACCACTCACAGCTAGAATGCGTGTTGCTCACTGTTCTCAATGTATAGGTTGGCTTGGTGTTCGCTTAGGGCCAGCATCCGAAAAAGAACTTGCAACTGCAACAGACCTTGAGGGGCATCTTGAGATTGCCAAGCACGTCATGGAAATACTAAGCCTTTAG
- a CDS encoding Mu transposase C-terminal domain-containing protein, which yields MMNDVEFEAWCCHLSLSDEAINEIQKTRSSEPSRLVDGGKKSVSGRFPSLKMGRTIQFESHQNELALIYKLEFDHDVLEYWDQPPTIYLEYLSKSGRRNRHPHTPDFFVIRRNSAGWEECKTEQELLRLTEKSPNRWTRIEVNSAWSCPPGQEYAQQFGLYYAVRSSAEINWIFVENFIWLEDYFTHKALEVKKVLVCRIQALVRAEPGITLNEIYQHVGEATADDLNILIVTRQVFVDLEKYLIFLPEQVKVFADQDTYDHYKLITFVEAPTVLDSRKLDITIGKIIDWDGVSWTIINTGETSITLSRPDGECSTLTNKAFEALARDGKIIGLLQISEVSSSEVEEFWRRASKRDQEVAYSRVKELEPFLNEERPRKELNRTQRRWLSKYLKAEKLVGNGIVGLFPNYQNRGWRRDGIEPEVQRLMEQHVEDHYETVKQESVRHAYRMFKVICHEKGYKPPSYESYRLAINKRPIHEQIEKRMGARAAYSEEDFHWYLYREETPAHGRRPFQICHMDCTLVDVELLSEIMLYLGLDPKELRGQAEMGRAYVITLMDAYSRKVLANYMTFDPPSYRSVMMVLRICVDKWRRLPQIIVVDRGSEFDNVYFDVLLAHYRITKKQRPSAKPRNGSVMECLFGIADQEFWHNLMGNTQIMKSVRQVTKKVDPKNNAVWTLARLYLFFRIYCDEIYDTSPHPAIRMSPRDTFRIGLERSGLRGHTLISPEEFKYWSMPEPRDRGGQRQVTAKGVKIHYIWYWHESFKTIRRRSRVVKVDVRFDPFDITVAYAYVDGEWVRCRPKRLSELEILSGRSEKEMLTAAEEIRRLNKLQGRDFIDVTDKKLAEFFKHVEMAETALSTAWRDAKKKIAIQHWRDVERQIIHALIEESEIEPETNHLLRLLNLPTPQADTTSNHELNDGDFSTDGFDNEYEFDLNIDLNAKPFEPLEVW from the coding sequence ATGATGAATGATGTTGAGTTTGAGGCTTGGTGTTGTCATCTTAGCCTCAGTGACGAAGCCATAAACGAAATACAGAAAACTCGCTCTTCCGAGCCATCCCGTTTAGTTGATGGAGGGAAAAAGAGCGTCTCAGGTCGATTTCCTAGCCTCAAAATGGGGAGAACCATTCAGTTTGAGTCACATCAGAATGAGTTGGCGCTGATTTACAAACTTGAATTTGATCATGATGTCCTTGAGTACTGGGACCAACCTCCTACAATCTATCTGGAATACCTCAGTAAGTCAGGAAGGCGTAATCGCCATCCTCATACACCGGACTTTTTCGTAATTCGGAGAAATAGTGCTGGCTGGGAGGAATGCAAAACTGAGCAGGAATTGCTCAGACTAACGGAGAAAAGCCCAAATCGTTGGACGAGAATAGAAGTAAATAGTGCTTGGAGCTGTCCACCTGGACAAGAGTATGCACAGCAGTTTGGGCTTTATTATGCTGTTCGCTCCTCTGCTGAAATTAACTGGATCTTCGTTGAAAATTTTATTTGGCTAGAAGACTACTTCACTCATAAAGCTCTGGAAGTTAAAAAAGTACTAGTTTGTCGTATTCAAGCCTTAGTGAGGGCTGAGCCAGGTATTACTCTGAATGAAATATATCAACATGTGGGAGAGGCTACTGCTGATGATCTAAATATTTTAATTGTCACACGTCAAGTTTTTGTAGATCTTGAGAAATACCTCATTTTTTTGCCTGAACAGGTTAAGGTTTTTGCCGACCAGGATACATATGACCACTACAAGTTAATAACATTTGTTGAAGCACCAACAGTTTTAGACTCCAGAAAACTAGATATCACTATAGGTAAGATAATCGATTGGGATGGGGTGAGTTGGACAATCATTAATACTGGCGAAACCTCCATCACGTTGAGTAGGCCAGACGGTGAATGCAGTACCCTAACCAATAAAGCCTTCGAAGCCCTAGCTCGTGATGGGAAAATTATTGGCTTGTTACAAATCTCTGAGGTTTCTTCTTCTGAAGTTGAAGAATTTTGGAGAAGAGCAAGTAAGCGGGATCAAGAAGTAGCTTACTCTCGTGTTAAAGAACTGGAGCCATTTTTAAATGAGGAAAGACCACGTAAAGAACTTAACCGGACTCAGCGACGATGGCTCTCTAAATATTTAAAGGCGGAGAAGCTTGTTGGTAACGGTATCGTTGGCTTGTTTCCAAATTACCAAAATCGAGGCTGGCGACGTGATGGCATTGAGCCTGAAGTTCAACGCCTAATGGAACAGCATGTAGAAGATCACTACGAAACTGTAAAACAAGAGTCTGTTCGCCATGCTTACAGAATGTTCAAAGTTATCTGCCACGAGAAAGGGTACAAACCGCCAAGCTATGAATCATACCGTTTAGCTATAAATAAGCGCCCAATTCATGAACAAATCGAAAAGCGTATGGGAGCAAGAGCAGCCTACTCAGAAGAGGATTTTCATTGGTATCTATATCGTGAGGAGACACCAGCGCATGGTCGTCGCCCTTTTCAAATTTGCCACATGGATTGCACTTTAGTAGATGTTGAGTTACTCAGTGAAATCATGCTTTACCTGGGTCTCGATCCAAAGGAACTCAGGGGACAGGCTGAGATGGGTCGAGCTTATGTTATTACCCTTATGGATGCTTATTCCCGTAAAGTTCTTGCCAATTACATGACATTTGATCCACCGAGCTATCGCTCAGTCATGATGGTACTGCGAATTTGCGTTGATAAATGGAGACGGCTTCCTCAAATTATCGTAGTGGATCGAGGCTCGGAATTTGACAACGTCTATTTTGATGTTCTTCTTGCTCACTATCGAATTACTAAGAAACAGAGACCGTCAGCCAAGCCTAGGAATGGTTCAGTTATGGAATGTTTATTTGGGATTGCCGATCAGGAGTTTTGGCACAACTTAATGGGCAATACTCAAATTATGAAATCAGTGCGGCAAGTTACTAAGAAGGTAGATCCTAAGAACAACGCTGTTTGGACACTGGCAAGACTATACCTTTTCTTCCGTATATACTGCGATGAAATTTATGATACTTCCCCTCATCCTGCCATCAGGATGAGCCCTCGCGATACCTTTAGAATTGGTTTGGAACGTAGTGGACTCAGAGGACATACACTAATTTCCCCAGAGGAGTTTAAGTATTGGAGCATGCCAGAGCCTCGCGATCGAGGCGGGCAAAGGCAAGTAACTGCTAAGGGTGTGAAAATCCACTACATCTGGTATTGGCATGAATCCTTCAAAACAATCCGCCGAAGATCTAGGGTTGTTAAGGTAGATGTCCGGTTTGATCCCTTTGATATTACGGTAGCTTATGCCTATGTCGATGGTGAGTGGGTTAGATGTCGTCCCAAACGCTTAAGTGAGCTTGAAATACTTTCGGGACGCTCGGAAAAAGAAATGTTGACTGCTGCTGAAGAGATTAGAAGGCTGAATAAGCTTCAGGGTAGAGATTTCATAGATGTCACAGACAAGAAACTGGCTGAGTTCTTTAAGCATGTTGAAATGGCGGAAACTGCCCTTTCCACTGCTTGGCGCGATGCAAAGAAGAAGATAGCGATTCAGCATTGGCGTGATGTTGAAAGGCAGATTATCCATGCCCTAATTGAAGAAAGTGAAATTGAACCGGAGACGAATCATCTACTGAGACTGTTGAATCTCCCAACTCCACAAGCTGACACCACCTCAAATCATGAGTTGAATGACGGGGATTTCAGCACTGATGGATTTGATAATGAATATGAATTCGATCTCAATATTGACCTCAACGCTAAACCCTTTGAGCCTTTGGAGGTTTGGTAA
- a CDS encoding TniB family NTP-binding protein: protein MASEHDFSIELLDLSIDQRLEFFKNPGKTIMHRNLKKTFEHLYRIVRNPAGASLILVIGPSGVGKSTLLALLQRKILETSLARMEVDLSWYPIICIEAPAVNRGFRWRPFYKEILLAVDEPCIENKITYDEDCLRRNKDGKLIVATRATEDSLRLAARKVCLHRKPYTLAIDEFEHIGISATNEDIEAHMHCAKSFINESKVPWTAFGTYEMLDFLEINDQLSQRDRIIHFPRYLVEADEDVAEFKRILEQLLRRMPLRQTPRLTSKLFELCYIGSIGKIGTLINWLTNAYDLCLSEEAKTLSFTHLEETIKPEFELAKMLDEAERGEAKLIKSKEKRRAFRARLGFEQGAEGSLAQFNNSTNLKSSDLSEMSEIQPEQENKLKKQTKPFKRSPKRDPVGDKQV from the coding sequence ATGGCTTCTGAACACGATTTTTCAATTGAACTACTTGACTTATCCATTGATCAACGCTTGGAATTCTTCAAAAATCCTGGCAAAACAATAATGCATCGCAACCTGAAGAAGACGTTTGAGCACCTCTATCGGATTGTTCGTAACCCTGCTGGTGCGAGCTTAATTCTAGTTATAGGTCCATCAGGGGTTGGTAAATCTACGCTGCTAGCTTTACTGCAAAGAAAGATATTGGAGACTAGTTTAGCCCGTATGGAAGTTGATTTGAGCTGGTATCCCATTATTTGCATTGAAGCTCCAGCTGTTAATCGCGGCTTTAGATGGAGACCTTTCTACAAAGAAATTTTGTTGGCAGTAGACGAACCATGTATCGAGAATAAAATTACTTATGATGAGGATTGCCTTCGCCGCAACAAAGATGGAAAACTAATTGTTGCTACTAGGGCTACAGAAGACTCATTGCGCCTTGCGGCTCGGAAGGTTTGCTTACACCGCAAACCCTATACTCTAGCAATAGACGAGTTTGAGCATATTGGCATCTCAGCCACTAACGAAGATATAGAAGCCCATATGCACTGTGCCAAATCGTTCATCAATGAAAGTAAGGTACCTTGGACGGCATTTGGAACTTATGAAATGCTTGACTTTCTAGAAATAAACGATCAACTCAGCCAACGTGACAGAATCATTCATTTCCCACGTTACCTCGTTGAAGCTGATGAGGATGTAGCAGAATTCAAGCGAATTTTGGAACAACTACTGCGGCGCATGCCCCTTCGACAGACACCTCGATTGACTAGTAAGCTTTTTGAGTTGTGCTACATAGGCAGTATTGGCAAAATTGGTACACTAATCAACTGGCTAACAAATGCCTATGATCTTTGTCTCTCTGAAGAAGCAAAGACATTAAGTTTCACTCATCTTGAGGAGACAATCAAACCTGAATTTGAACTTGCAAAGATGCTTGACGAAGCAGAAAGAGGTGAGGCAAAACTAATAAAAAGCAAAGAAAAGAGAAGAGCATTTCGTGCCAGACTAGGTTTTGAGCAAGGCGCAGAGGGGTCATTGGCTCAATTCAATAACAGTACGAACTTAAAAAGCTCGGACTTGTCAGAAATGTCTGAAATTCAGCCAGAGCAGGAAAATAAATTAAAGAAACAAACGAAACCGTTCAAGCGATCGCCTAAACGCGATCCCGTTGGAGACAAGCAAGTATGA
- a CDS encoding TniQ family protein, which translates to MKTNQLYHDLELPSHLCRSRLFCIEPVGIGTQLTESLISLTVRLAEAHCLPPGMLMEKEVAPIIARTHGGNLHKIYSHTAALNSTGVMALNLASALEKLSGQKNLHLLTLAPWSELMPSRKLLRRDRAWCPVCYENWYTTKNVIYEPLLWSLEVVKACPSHRCLLLESCPYCHQKNLPLAWNSRPGYCSKCQEWLGSLPSNLAENLKNFSEDESKALIWIADSVGDLLASTPYLTSPVTKDSFAQAFRAHINLVSNGNIAEFARQLQLPKNTVWLWCNGRNLPQLDTWVHICYRLNSSLIDFLTQRPEQDICLTPVKVLGPLHSKPRAEPRVIDTDHLEQQLEIILLNHECPPPPMEEVARRLEIHRETIFRLFPEMCRAISAKYDQFQKIRHHREIEQSRKEINQAVLKLYSEGLYPSEGQVAQLMSKPGYLRYKQVRAAIKEAKLEFNTQGRNLPNS; encoded by the coding sequence ATGAAAACGAACCAGCTTTACCATGATTTAGAGCTGCCTTCACATCTTTGCCGCAGCCGTTTGTTCTGCATAGAACCTGTAGGGATTGGAACGCAGCTAACAGAGAGCTTAATTAGTCTTACTGTTCGATTGGCAGAAGCACACTGCCTTCCTCCAGGCATGCTTATGGAAAAGGAAGTTGCACCTATTATCGCTAGGACGCATGGTGGTAACTTACATAAAATTTATAGTCACACAGCAGCGTTAAATAGCACAGGAGTAATGGCTTTAAATTTAGCGTCTGCCTTAGAAAAGCTAAGTGGACAAAAAAATCTCCATTTACTTACGTTGGCACCTTGGTCGGAGTTGATGCCATCAAGGAAATTATTGCGGCGGGATCGCGCTTGGTGCCCAGTTTGCTATGAAAATTGGTATACAACTAAGAATGTAATTTATGAGCCTTTACTCTGGTCTTTAGAGGTTGTCAAAGCATGTCCATCGCATCGCTGTCTTCTACTGGAAAGCTGCCCTTACTGTCATCAAAAGAACCTTCCCCTAGCATGGAATTCGCGACCAGGCTATTGCTCGAAATGCCAGGAATGGCTTGGTTCACTACCTAGCAACTTAGCTGAAAATCTCAAAAACTTCTCCGAAGATGAATCAAAAGCATTAATTTGGATAGCTGATTCAGTTGGGGATTTGCTCGCTTCTACCCCTTATCTGACCTCACCTGTTACCAAGGATAGCTTTGCTCAAGCCTTTAGAGCACACATCAATCTTGTGTCTAACGGAAATATAGCTGAGTTTGCACGCCAACTTCAACTACCAAAAAATACTGTCTGGCTTTGGTGTAATGGTAGAAATCTGCCACAGCTAGACACGTGGGTACACATCTGTTATCGCCTCAATTCCTCCTTAATAGACTTCCTAACTCAGAGACCAGAACAAGACATTTGTCTAACTCCGGTAAAGGTCTTAGGACCTTTACACTCTAAACCAAGAGCTGAGCCCAGAGTAATTGATACAGATCACCTGGAGCAGCAATTAGAGATTATTCTTCTCAACCATGAGTGTCCACCACCACCGATGGAAGAAGTTGCGAGACGCCTAGAGATTCACAGAGAAACAATCTTCAGGCTTTTTCCAGAAATGTGTCGAGCAATCTCCGCTAAGTATGATCAGTTTCAAAAAATTCGTCATCATCGAGAAATTGAACAAAGTCGCAAAGAAATCAATCAAGCTGTTCTAAAACTTTATAGTGAGGGCTTATATCCATCTGAAGGACAGGTAGCTCAACTCATGAGCAAACCTGGTTACTTACGATACAAGCAAGTACGTGCAGCTATAAAAGAGGCAAAGTTGGAATTTAACACTCAAGGTAGAAATCTACCCAACAGTTAA
- a CDS encoding RuBisCO accumulation factor 1, whose amino-acid sequence MTETSSNAFNPNSQDPQAALDTDTLLRSLRRKEGSWVKWGQACQQLQKAGFNPQKIFEETGFEPIQQNQVIVGSQVFTSMVNAGVSEATRQHFERKGSDILYEFRILNQAERAAAADFVVEKNIDLDDSHDLAKAMKDLSPRSTPPEGFTKHPGDAIAYQCWKLARQHSDLQDRSRLIAKGLRFVNSVAARQKLEQLLTDFSITSSRSAPRLPIYRLENEEELPRVLPVVGKLPLSLADLQAVPLTEEVGAFRMVQFSGTGAWVPVPGWKVLLGAEDPVVLLCDSNHLPAPLPGQPEEILVVVDRAQRQWNANSYFVVAQDQQLELQWFDEAPSLSLLGQVILVVRPKRIIDEDLTKDAWQIDE is encoded by the coding sequence ATGACTGAAACCTCCTCAAATGCTTTCAACCCAAATTCTCAAGATCCCCAAGCTGCTCTGGATACAGACACCTTATTGCGATCGCTGCGTCGCAAAGAAGGATCTTGGGTAAAGTGGGGTCAAGCTTGTCAGCAGTTGCAAAAAGCAGGTTTCAACCCACAAAAGATTTTTGAGGAAACAGGATTTGAGCCAATTCAGCAAAATCAAGTCATTGTAGGGTCGCAGGTTTTCACCTCGATGGTGAATGCGGGAGTCTCGGAGGCAACCCGACAACACTTTGAGCGTAAAGGTAGCGATATATTGTACGAGTTTCGCATTCTGAACCAGGCAGAGCGAGCTGCAGCAGCAGACTTTGTAGTTGAGAAAAATATTGATCTTGATGATTCGCATGATTTAGCCAAAGCGATGAAAGATTTGTCTCCTCGGAGCACTCCACCGGAGGGTTTTACTAAGCATCCAGGAGATGCGATCGCCTACCAGTGCTGGAAGTTAGCCCGACAACACAGCGACTTGCAAGACCGTTCGCGCCTGATTGCCAAAGGATTGCGGTTTGTCAACAGCGTCGCAGCGCGGCAAAAACTAGAGCAGTTATTGACCGATTTCAGCATCACTTCCTCTCGTTCTGCTCCTCGCTTACCGATTTATCGGTTAGAAAACGAAGAAGAACTGCCACGGGTACTGCCTGTCGTGGGTAAATTGCCCTTGAGCCTAGCCGATTTGCAAGCAGTGCCGCTAACCGAGGAGGTTGGAGCCTTTCGTATGGTGCAATTTTCTGGGACTGGGGCTTGGGTTCCAGTTCCAGGCTGGAAAGTGCTCTTAGGTGCAGAAGATCCAGTGGTCTTGCTATGTGACAGCAATCATTTACCTGCGCCGCTGCCTGGCCAGCCAGAAGAGATTTTGGTGGTGGTAGACCGAGCCCAGCGCCAATGGAATGCCAACAGCTATTTCGTGGTGGCTCAAGACCAGCAGCTAGAGTTGCAATGGTTCGACGAGGCTCCTAGCTTGTCCCTCTTAGGTCAAGTGATTCTAGTAGTGCGTCCGAAGCGAATTATCGATGAAGACTTGACGAAGGATGCTTGGCAGATTGATGAATAG